A genomic segment from Panthera tigris isolate Pti1 chromosome A1, P.tigris_Pti1_mat1.1, whole genome shotgun sequence encodes:
- the LOC102956148 gene encoding peptidyl-prolyl cis-trans isomerase A-like, with translation MVNRTMFFDITMDGGSLGCVSFKVFADKFPKTAENFHALSTGEKGFGYKGSCFHRIIWGFLCQDGDFTCHNGTSGKSICGEKLDKRNFILKHMGPGILSMANAGPNTNGSRFFICTAKTEWLDGKYVVFDKMKEGKNIVEAMEHFGAKNGKTSKITIADCEQI, from the coding sequence ATGGTCAACCGCACTATGTTCTTTGACATTACCATGGATGGCGGATCCTTGGGCTGCGTCTCCTTCAAGGTGTTTGCAGACAAATTTCCAAAGACAGCAGAAAATTTTCATGCTCTGAGCACTGGTGAGAAAGGATTTGGTTATAAAGGTTCTTGCTTTCATAGGATTATTTGGGGATTTCTGTGCCAGGATGGTGACTTCACATGCCACAATGGCACCAGTGGCAAGTCAATCTGTGGGGAGAAATTGGATAAGAGGAATTTCATCCTGAAGCACATGGGTCCTGGCATCTTGTCTATGGCAAATGCTGGACCCAACACCAACGGTTCCCGCTTTTTCATCTGCACTGCCAAGACTGAGTGGTTGGATGGCAAGTATGTGGTCTTTGACAAGATGAAAGAGGGCAAGAATATTGTGGAAGCCATGGAGCACTTTGGGGCCAAGAATGGCAAGACCAGCAAGATCACCATTGCTGACTGTGAACAAATCTAA